AGCttgaaatgtttcaaaaccTTCTAATTCCAGTGAATAAACCTTGCAGCACACATCAGAAATACTTGCTCTGAATTATTATTCTGACTCTGCCTTAGCCTACTGGAatttaatgtatatatatttgtaagtacatgtatatatatatatatttatatagcctTCTCTACGGGCAGAAATATGGCTCTGAACACTAGAGCCTAAATTTAACCAATCAAACGAACGAAGACAACGAATAGTAGCCAATGAGAAGGAGAGTAGGGCGGTCGTCCCACTAGCTACTTCCCCACCATCCATGCTACATCGACGGTCCCACGCTCATGGGGCCACTCCCACTCAGCTGACATTACTGGAAAAAATGGCGACGAGTATATTGCGGCTCCCGCTGCGACTTTTCACCAAAAATGCGGGGACAATGAGCCGTAACAACGGCTTGAAAACATCTAACATATCCAGGACAACTCAAGGCAGGACCGTAGTTTCCACACCGTCGGGGGCAATTTTACCGAAACCGGATAAAGTGAGTTCTTTTCTGCCTTGGTAATCGAGTGAAAACCAACAGCGTAGGCGGGACTTAACGCTGCATTGACAACCTCTGTAGCACATAGAAAGGCAGGAGATGCGCTGGGATTAGTCAAGTCAGCCAATGAATGCATGTTTACACGAGCGTCGATGTACTTTCAGGAAGTAAttacctctttttttgtcatttgtatcAGTTAAAGTCCTTATTGATTAAGTTGACATTTTATGTTAGCCATTGAAATAATGCGTATTAGGAACATTTGCCTCTGATAAAGGGTGTTATTTGAGCTAGCTAAACACTACACAAGCTGGTGTGCGTTGTTATCAAGGCAAGGAAATTCGAGGGCAATAAAGGATATCTGTTTATTACTAAAACACGTCGTTTTTCCTGAACTATGATATCCAATAAGATTACAATGGCCCATACAGATAATTCCATATAATTGGAACACAACAAAAAGGACCAAATTGAAGGAAATATGTCTAATAAGAATGCTCCACTCATGTCTGGATGAAGCTGCTGTGGGGCCACAGGAAATAATGAGCTGATGGCCCCCAGTTGAGCCCTTTTCAAAAGTTATTAGTTAGGTAGTCTGTCTTACCGGATGTTAAGTGACATTCGCATGTCACTTGACAAACTTAGTCCTCTTTTCCCTTATGTTTTCCAGACACCATTTGGACTTATCCGCATGACTGCTGTGGTGGTGCCTTTCCTGTACGTGGGAACTCTGATTAGCAAGAACTTTGCTGCTCTTTTGGAGGAGCATGACATCTTTGTCCCTGAAGACGATGACGATGACGACTGAGCTAACTCCAGAAAATAAATGGTAAAGTCAAAGTGTACATTATCAACACCTTATTTGACCTTTCAACACTGTTGCTTAGACATTTTTTATGTACTCTTGTTCATGTGTAAAGGGTGTTTGTAAGCTAATGTGAAAGAGTGTAGTTCATGGCATCTTTGCAACATTGACTTATGGTAACAAAgctgctgacttttttttttttaattcatatcCACAGGGTGCTTTGCAATACTGACTGGTAGCACACCAGCAGGCACAaggaagatgaggaagatgGGCCACTTGGACATCCAAATACATCTCTACACCCATCTCCTCACTCTCTCCTCTGCTTACTATGTCGCTAAATTCATTTTGTTCTAAATCTCATATCATGTGAGGCTATCAACACTACTAGTTATGCCTTCACTCCTGCttgcatgtttttgtctgtcaacTTAATAAAGAGAGCCGAGTACACATGGATACACACTTGGTATTTATTCTTAAAGCCATCTACACATGATTTGCGGTAGGGTGCAGTGCAGAGAGGCAAAGCACAGCGCAGGAACATTCTGAAATTGGTTGCGCCTTGAAAGGTCAATGGCAACAAGGTCAAAGCAGAAATAATTTTAACTTTGATCGCCTAGTTGGATGGCAACGCTCTCTCCACAGGAAAACAATGGAACAGCCAGAGCAAAGCCGTTTTACTGTGGAACATAGATGCCATCATTCTTAGTCTAACTCTTTTTACTCATACCCTATGTATATGTCATACCAGTGCATGTTATTGCAATGTAAGTCAtgatattttgtaaatattttatgttgGTTCGCTGTCATCAAGGTAAGTTTTTAACAGTTGTCATCATTGGTCAGGTCTGTCTTGCTCCCTCCTGAAGTGCAGCGTTGGCCAGTCTCAAGTGTTCGTTGAGGGAGTCGGTCTCCAACTGGCTGCGACCCCTGGTGTCACTCAGCTCTACATAAGCCATCTTATAACGCTCATAGGCTGCTTTTTTCTCCTAGATTAAGGGTTGGAACAAATATGGAAGAGACATCAAAGTCAAGCAGGGAGCACAGTTTAAATCAAAGCCGTAAATGTTTAACATATACAAAAGAGTGTATTATTTTTGAGAGGTCTGATCATAAAACACCTTGGTAAGAGACTGCACTTCAGTCTGTAGAcagctgatttcttttttaaggtACTCCACCTCATTATCTTTCGCTCTCAGTAATGTCTGGAAAACAAAACGTGAAATGTTACTATTGGCAGTGAAACACTTTCACATACAAATGGAAAGTCTCAATGTATGGGACTGTTGTGGAGAGTAAGTAAGAACATGTTCTCAAGCACTGTAAGTACAACGTTAAGGTAGCCTACTACTACTTTAGTTGAGTGCTTCCTTTTTATGTGTCTTTAGTCCAGTACATTTAAGAGAGAACATTGGCTGTATTTGctttactacatttatttgactgcAGTTGTACAACTGTACAGTTGCTTAGCTGCTTAAGTGTTTCCATACAAGACATATGATCAGCTTATGAAATATGGTGCATTGTAATAGATTAAAGTAACCAAGTTCATACAATGTAGTTAAAATTAGCTAAAAGACTGAAATGCTACTTACACATTAAAGCATTCCATAAgttacaataatacaaaatatgtaacaaTTACAGGGCCCATTTGTCTACATAACAAATACCCTTACTTTTGATACATTAATCACATTCTGCAGATAATAcattgaatgcaggacttttatttgCAATAAGTATTGTTTACCCTGGTGtgagtaaaagatctgaatacatcttccaccactggaaGTCTGGCCAAAAAAACCTTTTACCGCGGCCCAAAGTGATGTGCTGCATGCCTGTTCAGGCAGTAGATGGCAGAATGTGCTGCACTATAATGTGACCAACCACAGATGCTCAACACTAACGAGGCTATCGTAAACTGTGACAAATGTTGCTACCTGCTTCCCCATGATGACATTAACGTCAATATTTGTCTTTCAAGCCAGAGGTATTACTTGAGGTGCAATAACTGAAACAGGGTTGTGATGCAGCAATAAGTTACGATTGCATTAGTATCACCTACTTTCATATGATATTGGTCACAACCTATTGCTATCAATACCTCTATTTCTGACGCACTGCGCTCAGTGTTGTGAAGGGATACCATGTCCGACCTCTGCCCTGTGATGAAACAACGCATGCGGTTGATCTCTTCCGCCACTTTGGCCTTAAGCTCctgaaaagagatttttttagAGCTTAAATTATGTCTTGGAGAAATAATGTAAACTAGTATGCTTATGAATATTGTAGTTTCCTTGTTAGTTTAACCCTATAAGAACAAAACAGAGTTTCATGTCAATTCTTTTAACAATCAATGAGGGGGGATAGTACTGTATTAAAACAGAATAATATCAGGCACGTATGTAAACCTGGTTTTCTCTTCTGAGCTGCTCCAGCTCTCTTTCCTTGCGACCAAGCTCAGTCTCTTGGCCCTGGCTGCTCTGCTCAGTGTGGCTCAGCTCCAGGCACTTCTGAGAGTAGCGCTCTGACAGCACGTCTAACTCAGTGTGCAAGACATCCGCCTGTGGCCtggcacgcacaaacacacaagttatGGAGTGAAATATAATGCATGATCATGCAAGGGGTCACGGCTGAGTGTAGAACATTTTAAGCTTGCAGCAAGAGCCCCTTGAAATAAAGACAACTGTCAGCATGTTAACAGAGTGACTGTAATTCACTTACATGTGGCCTCTGTATGAAAATCCAGCCTGTGCAGCTCCTCCTGCCAACCTCCTGGCCTTCTCCACCTCTATCTCCAGCTCCTCTCTGTGAGCTGCTCTCAGTGCCTCCATTGCTTTTACAACAAATTTGATAATTTGTTACCTAATTTGTCTTTGCCTTCAACCAACAGCATTGCAAACAACACAATACAGCTAATTAAGAACATACATCAAgaacacaacataaacaaactcAAAAGACATATTACAGTAAATCAATACATAAATACTGGTTGCAAGATGTATTTGACAAAAGAGGCATAAGGAAGCAATGCAAACTGCCCCATGTGCTACCTGGAGAATGTTGCATGATACTACTATACTTCCTGTCTGACCTTTAGCAGCTGTCTGGCTCTCCTCCTGCAGCATCCTGTCTCTCTGCTCTTCCAGCTCCCTGATCTCCCTTACGTGTTTCTCCTGCAGTTCCTGCAGTGTTTTCCGATGGGCTACTTCCATGGCTTCTAGCATGGCCCTGCAGGGGGCCCCAGGGCCACACGGGCTGTCCACCTCTATCCCCAGGGTTGCCACCTCTATCCCCATGGGTGCACGCTCCCTCTTAATGCTCTCCACTTGCTTTCGAAGTGAGAGGGCCTGGGGGATGGATATGTAGAGAGTATACGTAGGAGGAAAAGTATTGAGATTTACCACCTCTGgatataataacataattgccttgcattaaaaacactttaaaggaAAGTCTTACTACTGTTCCTAGTCATCAcctttcaacttttttcaaaagagtGACTGTAAGTTCTTTCTTACCTCCTTTTGGAGCACTTCAGCTTCATTTGTTTGAATGGTTGGAGCTCCATTAATGGATGGAAGAGCCCCATTTGAGCTCGATATATCAATTTGTGAATCGGTGACAGACTGTTTGGCCTCTTCAGGGCTCGATTGATATGTCTGGTTGCTAACGAGAGACTGTGATGCCTGTGAGGTGCTTGACTGATGAGCCTGGGCTCCAATGAGAGACTGTGCGCTTATGCCCCTAACTGACAATGTCTCAAATTCTACCCACTTCCTGTTGACGTCTGAGTCCATGGATTCAATTACAGGCACAGGTACACTCCCCCTTTTCAGCTCCATGGAGTCCCACCTGCTGCCCATCTCACTGAAGGGGACCCCCTCCTCAAACCACTTGTTCCTTTCCTCCAATCGCTTGGCTTGCTCGCGGTCCCATCCCTCCCCTTCTTCTCTCTGACTGGATGGAGATGATTCCAGATCCCTGTCTACGGTTTGCTGGTGGTTGTCGGCCTGATGGGAGTTTGCAGCTGTGGTGTTGGATGTGAAAGTGGTAGGTTCACAGTCAGAGTCCTTGCAGATGAACCGAGCAGGGGGTTGGCATGACGACGGTCTCCGGGAGATGGAGTTCTCTTTCACGCTGCCActgtctgattggctgaggtCAGAGTGAGGGAAACACAGGAGGGTAGTGTTACACATCAGAAGAAAGATGATAGAAGGGGTTTAGTACAGAAGGACCACCCAATCACATTGTCTGCATTTCCTCACAGTGATTAGAATGAGGATCATGATAAACATaaagttttcattatttttgttttgtttgttagttttgtcctttttggGCTATTTGCTATGAATGTAGTTTATTTACATAGCATATCCTGTGTATGTAATTAGGCACAGTTCACTCTAAGGTATAATTATTCAAATagacattttataatattttattttaaagttaactGGGCTGAGCcctctgttgtgttttgatgACAGTTATTGCACTTAAAGGAGCTCATGCCTTTGAGAGGGAAATATGCTTCAATAACTAATGATTAACTGTgctgtatgtaatgtatttagtttttggaCTTGATTTTCAAgtgaatgaaaaacacaaaaagtaacCATCATAAAGGATGTcctattttgtaatttgtttgttaCTAATTATGATTAAATAGCAATATTTTATGACAGTTTAAATGAAGACATAGTCTGCAAGCATTGTCAGTCAAAGTAGAAGTCTTAtttatgtcaatgtcaatgtcaattttatttctatagcacatttaaaaacaacagcagttgaccaaagtgttgaacagggtcaatgtcaaatacataaataccaaaagtaaaaaaccCTCCAatcaaaatacatcacagggaaacaaacaaaaacactttaaaacttcataaGTATTTAGTATTTTACTTGTGACTGAAAGCTCCAGAATAACTAAAAGGACTTTGATGTAAGATTATTTAGTTAACTGCTGTTTCCAAGATCAAGAATTAACCTTGAACCTCAACCATCTTAATataatttatgatttatttggCTTCATTCCCGCTTTCACACTTATTCCAGAAGCCAGAAGAGTTGACAGCCAATAAAGTTtacttttatgacataatgtGTCCTTGTGTTATTTTACAATGTTGTTCAGCTATGTGTTGATCATTGGCTTTAACTCTTGTAGTTTTAATGTCTTTCAATTTTCACAAAGTTTTAAGTGTGATTGTCATAATGTTACAGTATATTGATATGTTTGCATCCAGCTTCAAATTGCCCCCTAAGAGacaaatttgttattttttaatttaattgaagtGTAAACAGTAAAGGAATGTTGGCATGTTAAGTAATTTAATGAACTTTGCTTCTTTAAGCTATTGTTTTCAATATGTAGTTTCTGGTTCTGCTAGTCTTCCAGCAGGAGTTAATTGTATCTGACAATATCTCAAGTACAAATAATAGCCAGACATCGTCATACCTAAGATTTAGTCAGAATATGCTGCACAACAAATCAAGTCCAGACTGACCTTCCCTACCTCAattgttgtgggcggggctgagttcggctggcatccaggctaccCAAATACAAATTGTTAGGCACTTGTAATTACTGAGTATTTTTGCTTTAcgttttactccactacacttATTTCACATCTTAAATTACTGGTCACTTTACCAATTAagattttacatacaatacgTATGATGAATTTAGGCCTATGATAGAATGttattaaactacccaacagtaggcctacatgaaATTCTTCTCCAACTCAAGCAATTACAATATTAAAATGCGGCTTATAAATTAAAGCATCAGCAATGATAATCTAATAATTGAATAGGCCTTCTCTTCTACACTGTAAACTTTGCCTTACACTATTAATCTCATACAATACACAGAATAACAACAGAACTGATACtttactaacattagcttgcgTATGTTTTGGAAACTGATAGATGATTTTAGCAATAAAATAGTaccaaaataatgtaaaactattattacaatGCAAGGAACTCTCACGGACGCAAATTTTGCGTTAGGCCAACGTAGGAGTTAAAACACGCTTGGAATGGGAGGGGTAGAAAGTAATATTTAGTTGGTTGTCATGTAGAATTTTACAGGTAGATGGGAGAAATTGtaacacaatgtagctttaagatCCTCCGACGTGAGTGTGAAAATGTGGCTTAAAactagataaaaagtcaaactGTGACAGCTTCTGTCAGACAACCGTAAAGCGGTCACATGTGCAAAGGCCATAATTGACAGGCGACCAGATGTAAAGCTTGATGTAAAttggagattttttttgggTTAGAAATTTTGTTGGAAACGTTTTGGAAAATGGAAGTACACAACTTGACCAAACATATGAATTAGGTCTAGTCGCTTTTAGACATTCTCATGCGGAAATGTTACATATTATGCGttgaagtaaaggatctgaatacttcctcctcCACTGTTTCCAAGAATAAAGTCAGACTCACCGAGTGGTGTTCTGGATGGCCTGCTTTAGTAACTTCACCCAGTTCCGTCGTATTCTGGAGGTCATGACAGAGAGAGTGAACACTGCTCTCTTTGTCTGGAGGAGATCAAAAGACAgagcaaagacacacacaaacacacacgcgcacacacacacaaacacacacacacacacacacacacacacacacacatacacacacacacacacattgttaaaaAGGAAGCAGccaaacatttagaaaatgtggGGAGGTGTGGGGGACATCTGACTTTCCAACTGTCTGATGGTGTACTGTAAGACAATGAGCAAAAGTACAGTGAATACATACTTGTATTTGGAATCCATAGTTCTTCTCTACATCACAGTctgacacattcacacaggatGTCAGGTTGATTGCTCCGTCCAGATCGTCTGACTGCAGCACAAACAAGTTTGAAACCCTTTCAAATGACTGTTTATAGATTGAAATCAATTTCTGTAGGTTAACATATAGTAAATCTTTCTACAAATCAGAAATGACTTTAATGTCACATGCCAGCTTCTACCTCCTCAGCCTCCGAGTCTCTATAGTACCTCAGCGAAGTATCACCCAGAACAAACCAGTGTTTCCTCCACTGAGCAAAACACAGTAAACATAAACAATGTTAAATTAATgacgtttttattttcatatgtaGACACCTTTAAAGATAGGTTAGGAGTTGAGtcctgttctttgtttttgcacacCTCTCTGATGTATCAGATCATGCATGGTTATACAGgaattaaaagagaaaatgacaataccctcttttttaatgtataagTATTCAAAAACTTCCAATTACCTTGCCATGTTCATCCAGTCTGGACATCCACCCCTTCAAGTAACAGAGCCTGTAATGAAAGCATTGCGATTAAGCTCTTTGGAAGCATTCAGCAGTGGTTTTGTCTCACGCTTCATTGTGAAAAAGAGGAAACGGAAACTGTCAGAACAGACAAAAATGTCTCGAGATAACCACATCATTCTGAACCACGCGTAGAGAGGCATGCAGAACTATAAAGCACAAAAAATGGGAAACAGAATGCGGAGTAGGTAAAGTATGTGAAAAAGGAAGAGGTGTAGAAATCATCTTAAACggggaaataaaaagagaaagaggaactAATGCAACATTATTATAATGACTTGAAAAGAAGAGGGCACTTTTAAAGCATGTTAGCACAAAAAATACTTACCATGCATGCATCatgttttacagtatatattgtgaggatgagagaaagaaagagacattgagagaaaaaaaaatgcatgatgtGTGAGGTTAAATTAGGAAGTCACAAATGTTAGATCACACGCAGCTGTTATTAACATGACATGGCCTGACATGCAGGCTtctgaactactacaaacattTGCAGGGTTGCATGTGATTCAAAgcatttattcaacattttgaatgttgcattttcACTTCATCCATCGTCTGTGTTTGTTGACTCAGCACGTTTTATGTTTCATGTCGGCATGAAACTGCAGCACTGACACTGCGGGCTACTTGGACTTGAAAACCTCCTAGAAtctattaatataaaaatgattaatcacATGAACATGCTGCCCTAAAACACAGACTGCTAactaatggctttttttcagcGAGATGCTTCTATGAGAGAGGCGCCTGAAGGAAAAGAGCTGAAATAAGTATCAGGGATCTACTTTAgaatgaatgtatgaatgacCCATTTTTCCTTCAAACAGTCATGATTTAAACAGATGCAGAAAAGTAATGCGACAGTTCTCACCTGTGTTTGCGGGTGCTCAGGAGGAGCTCGCTCCTTCACCTTTGAAGATCTGTGTTTTCCACTTTGATAATCTGAACTCTGTGGAACAAACAGATGAGGTCACAAGGTCTGTAATTTCAACACAGATTTTATTGTGAACATATGTGCAGTTGTTGGGTTGGACCTGTGAATGAAGAGATGCGGTTGATTGTCTTCGAGATGATCGTCCATTCTCAGAGTCCCGACATTTCTCTCGTCtgtcccttcctctctctctgcctctcccccTCTCATCGGACTCAAGCCTTGAGCTGTagacatttatttcatcttGGTACCTACACAGCCAAATTAAAGTGCACATGAACACACTTAACGCATATCTACATACTTTTCTTCTTATTGAATGTTCACATTCCTCCGCAAAGGCTTCTAGAGGACGTTTTTTCTCTTGCCATAACTAAGACAATAACTTATATTCAGATCTAAAGATATCTTCAAAGTATTTTTCCACTTGCtactttaattgcttttttacaaatattccAACTGCTAAAGGAACAGTTTAAAGAACTACATAATGATACAGAATGGATGAATGGTCATGGAACGTCTGTTATGGCTATCCGTGAATAGATGCTATGATACCATACAGTACCATGTAGTACCACCAACCTGTATGTCCTAAGCCTCTGGTCCCTGCATGGGCTGGGACTCTGGTTCCTCTTCCTTATCCCTGGAAACTCATCCTCCGACTCTAGCTGGATCGTTGGAATACCAGCCAGGACAATGTAGTCTTCTATGGTCATCCCCACCTCGGATTCACAAAGATTTATCAACACGTTACATTATGGAATGAAGACTTGGCTCACAATGTCAATGATTATGTTCAGCATGTAAGTTCACCAACGTTTTAACGTGTTAGCATGCAAATATTTGCTAATAAGCACCaaacacaaagtgcagctgagactgatgggaatgtcattaaaTTTGCAGGCGATTGGTAaccaacaaaagtgttgaacaaatgaaaagtttGACTTGATGATGGCGCCACATGAAAGGTCCCTAAAGTTATTACGATTGAAACTAAGGAGCACACAATCAATTTTAATGACAATCCATCTAATAGTTGTGTGAACATTTCACTGTAggcttcatcctctggggaccatgaatatcCATCTAATGGTATTTTAAATATGTCAGTCTGGACTAAAGGGGTTGGCCAAGTGACAAACGGAAGGACATTACCATCCATTGCGCCaagctgctagcttggctaaaaacaagttttaccTGATGTACGTAACATTACCTCTTCCACTTCTACGGCAGCCTTCTTGGGTTCAGAGATCAGTAAGGCCTCCATGCCTCGCCTGATGTTGCTCCTGCTTCTGTCGCTGCTGACCTTATGGTCAGTTTCTGTTATAGCAACATGTGACAGTGAACCGCCAAGCATCTGAGAGTCCGCACCTCGCCTTGATGTGGAGGAACAACGAGAGGGTGGGTGGCTGAGTAAAGAGTGTGAGGACCCCTGCCAGGAGCCTTGATAAGGACTCAATCTGCTGTCTCTGGACTGGGGATCCCGTTGTGGGGTGTGGCTGTGTGTACTGAAGCCGTTCCTGGACGGTGACACTTCACGGCTGTTGCGAGTGTGAGTGTTGGCCGAGCTGTTAACGGCTGTTCTTGTTTGAGGAGATGTTTGAGATCCCTCATATGAGTTTTGCTGAATGGCTGAGGATCCACGGCGGGAGATAGATTCCAGATTCCTGTAGAGCTTCTCAGAGTCcaaactgtgtttgtttgaagcTTGTGATGGACTCCTCAAGTCTCTGCTACATCTCCTTTGAACATCAAATTCACCGTTCTGTAAATGGAAAGAGTCTGTGTGCTTGTGAGAAGGGGTGGCTCTGGGGGGCGAGACAGTCCGAGAGATGATGGACCCCCTCCTGCGGGATGGACTGGACCTGCCAGATGTATGCTGAGAAAGACCACGTGATGGAAGCGGAGAGGAGCCATGAGACGAAGCTTGAGACTGGGCCTGACTCCTGGAGAGGGAGCTTTTTCGCCGGGTTCCTAAAGGAGGTTCAATTATCTTGTAGCGATCTGGGCTCACAGAGCTGTGGCGTGTTGGTGAATTATTCTGTGAATCAGCTCCCCGTCTAAAGTTGGAGTGGTACGTGTACCTCTCTGGGGATTCACTTCTCCAAATTTCTTGCATGTACGTCTCTGGGTTTCTCCTCTGAGAGGGCACTCCAAGGTTGATAGTCCTGTAGGGCACACATGCTTTGGGCTCAGGAACATAGTTGCTAGGAAGAGGACGCCCCCTCTCGTAGTAACGATACGACCGTTTGTGGACTTCGTCCATCTGTTTCTCACAATCACCTTTTCTGTCTGGAGAGAAGTAGCCACTCTCTTGTTCCCTGTCTCCTCTGGACTCTGAAAATCGTACAAGCCTGAGGTTATTGCCTTAACATGTAGCATGTAAAAGAGCATGAACACAAGTCAAGGTCAAGACAGTCTTCTGTACATTTCAGGAAGCAAGTTTAAAGGTGCAGTGTATATCACGGACTGTACCTGATGTCCGGCGGGACCtgtttcttcccctcctctcatCCATCCAGGAGCTTTCAGCTTTGGACGGGTCCAACCGGGTCATATCTCTTTGGGCCAAACAGTGCCTCTCTGACCCAAGGGATCTGCTCCTCTCTGGACAATCCTGCTGCTTTTGAGAGCTAGAAAAGGAAAGTGCAACGTTTTCAGAAACAGACGTGGAAACTGGTGCAAACATGGAGTTgtcagtttgtaaaatgtgtttggtgGACAGTCACTCGGCTTGATGATCAAGGAGAAGGCCTACAAATGTTACAAGGGCTTTGAAAGATGATACAGTAATGCTATTATCTACCTAATTTCTGGTTGTAGGTGTAAGTTAAATCACATGCACAACTTCTTT
The sequence above is drawn from the Etheostoma cragini isolate CJK2018 chromosome 2, CSU_Ecrag_1.0, whole genome shotgun sequence genome and encodes:
- the smdt1b gene encoding single-pass membrane protein with aspartate-rich tail 1b, which produces MLHRRSHAHGATPTQLTLLEKMATSILRLPLRLFTKNAGTMSRNNGLKTSNISRTTQGRTVVSTPSGAILPKPDKTPFGLIRMTAVVVPFLYVGTLISKNFAALLEEHDIFVPEDDDDDD
- the LOC117960673 gene encoding TRIO and F-actin-binding protein-like isoform X2 is translated as MSRLDEHGKWRKHWFVLGDTSLRYYRDSEAEESDDLDGAINLTSCVNVSDCDVEKNYGFQIQTKRAVFTLSVMTSRIRRNWVKLLKQAIQNTTRQSDSGSVKENSISRRPSSCQPPARFICKDSDCEPTTFTSNTTAANSHQADNHQQTVDRDLESSPSSQREEGEGWDREQAKRLEERNKWFEEGVPFSEMGSRWDSMELKRGSVPVPVIESMDSDVNRKWVEFETLSVRGISAQSLIGAQAHQSSTSQASQSLVSNQTYQSSPEEAKQSVTDSQIDISSSNGALPSINGAPTIQTNEAEVLQKEALSLRKQVESIKRERAPMGIEVATLGIEVDSPCGPGAPCRAMLEAMEVAHRKTLQELQEKHVREIRELEEQRDRMLQEESQTAAKAMEALRAAHREELEIEVEKARRLAGGAAQAGFSYRGHMPQADVLHTELDVLSERYSQKCLELSHTEQSSQGQETELGRKERELEQLRRENQTLLRAKDNEVEYLKKEISCLQTEVQSLTKEKKAAYERYKMAYVELSDTRGRSQLETDSLNEHLRLANAALQEGARQT
- the LOC117960673 gene encoding TRIO and F-actin-binding protein-like isoform X1; this encodes MSRLDEHGKWRKHWFVLGDTSLRYYRDSEAEESDDLDGAINLTSCVNVSDCDVEKNYGFQIQTKRAVFTLSVMTSRIRRNWVKLLKQAIQNTTRQSDSGSVKENSISRRPSSCQPPARFICKDSDCEPTTFTSNTTAANSHQADNHQQTVDRDLESSPSSQREEGEGWDREQAKRLEERNKWFEEGVPFSEMGSRWDSMELKRGSVPVPVIESMDSDVNRKWVEFETLSVRGISAQSLIGAQAHQSSTSQASQSLVSNQTYQSSPEEAKQSVTDSQIDISSSNGALPSINGAPTIQTNEAEVLQKEALSLRKQVESIKRERAPMGIEVATLGIEVDSPCGPGAPCRAMLEAMEVAHRKTLQELQEKHVREIRELEEQRDRMLQEESQTAAKAMEALRAAHREELEIEVEKARRLAGGAAQAGFSYRGHMPQADVLHTELDVLSERYSQKCLELSHTEQSSQGQETELGRKERELEQLRRENQELKAKVAEEINRMRCFITGQRSDMVSLHNTERSASEIETLLRAKDNEVEYLKKEISCLQTEVQSLTKEKKAAYERYKMAYVELSDTRGRSQLETDSLNEHLRLANAALQEGARQT
- the LOC117951676 gene encoding serine/arginine repetitive matrix protein 5-like, whose protein sequence is MFAPVSTSVSENVALSFSSSQKQQDCPERSRSLGSERHCLAQRDMTRLDPSKAESSWMDERRGRNRSRRTSESRGDREQESGYFSPDRKGDCEKQMDEVHKRSYRYYERGRPLPSNYVPEPKACVPYRTINLGVPSQRRNPETYMQEIWRSESPERYTYHSNFRRGADSQNNSPTRHSSVSPDRYKIIEPPLGTRRKSSLSRSQAQSQASSHGSSPLPSRGLSQHTSGRSSPSRRRGSIISRTVSPPRATPSHKHTDSFHLQNGEFDVQRRCSRDLRSPSQASNKHSLDSEKLYRNLESISRRGSSAIQQNSYEGSQTSPQTRTAVNSSANTHTRNSREVSPSRNGFSTHSHTPQRDPQSRDSRLSPYQGSWQGSSHSLLSHPPSRCSSTSRRGADSQMLGGSLSHVAITETDHKVSSDRSRSNIRRGMEALLISEPKKAAVEVEEVGMTIEDYIVLAGIPTIQLESEDEFPGIRKRNQSPSPCRDQRLRTYRYQDEINVYSSRLESDERGRGRERGRDRREKCRDSENGRSSRRQSTASLHSQSSDYQSGKHRSSKVKERAPPEHPQTQVRTVALLFCICLNHDCLKEKWVIHTFILK